Proteins encoded together in one Streptomyces sp. NA04227 window:
- the trxA gene encoding thioredoxin, giving the protein MALKKVTDATFDKDVLQSDKPVLVDFWAEWCGPCRQIAPSLEAIAAEHSEKIEIVKLNIDENPETAAKYGVMSIPTLNVYKGGEVAKTIVGAKPKVALERDLADFIAE; this is encoded by the coding sequence GTGGCCCTCAAGAAAGTGACCGACGCTACCTTCGACAAGGACGTGCTCCAGAGCGACAAGCCCGTGCTCGTGGACTTCTGGGCCGAGTGGTGCGGCCCGTGCCGCCAGATCGCTCCGTCCCTCGAAGCCATCGCCGCCGAGCACTCGGAGAAGATCGAGATCGTCAAGCTGAACATTGACGAGAACCCGGAGACCGCCGCCAAGTACGGCGTCATGTCGATCCCGACCCTGAACGTCTACAAGGGCGGAGAGGTCGCGAAGACCATCGTCGGCGCGAAGCCGAAGGTGGCCCTGGAACGCGACCTCGCCGACTTCATCGCCGAGTGA
- a CDS encoding GNAT family N-acetyltransferase, with amino-acid sequence MGRRLVPLTLDNLSDLPSRCRACVFWELDAVSGRDAVKAGTPELEKEAWISAVLLDWGSCGRVVYVDDCPVGFVLYAPPAYVPRATAFPTSPVSPDTVQLMTAWITPEFQGQGLGRVMVQTVAKDLLRRGFKAIEAFGDARWKEPACLLPADHLLAVGFKTVRPHPAYPRLRLELRSTLSWKEDVELAIDRLLGAVQKDPVLRPL; translated from the coding sequence ATGGGGCGTCGGCTCGTACCGCTCACACTGGACAACCTCTCGGACCTGCCCAGCCGATGCCGCGCCTGCGTCTTCTGGGAGCTCGACGCCGTCAGTGGACGGGACGCCGTAAAGGCCGGAACTCCCGAGCTGGAGAAGGAAGCCTGGATCTCCGCCGTCCTCCTGGACTGGGGCTCCTGCGGCCGGGTCGTCTACGTCGACGACTGTCCCGTGGGGTTCGTGCTCTACGCCCCACCTGCCTATGTGCCGCGAGCGACGGCCTTCCCCACAAGCCCCGTCTCCCCCGACACCGTACAGCTGATGACTGCCTGGATCACGCCTGAGTTCCAAGGGCAGGGGCTGGGACGGGTCATGGTGCAGACCGTTGCCAAGGATCTGCTGCGCCGGGGCTTCAAGGCCATCGAGGCGTTCGGCGACGCTCGCTGGAAAGAGCCCGCCTGTCTCCTCCCGGCGGATCATCTGCTGGCCGTCGGCTTCAAGACCGTCCGCCCCCACCCCGCCTACCCGCGGCTGCGGCTGGAGTTGCGCTCCACGCTGTCGTGGAAGGAGGACGTGGAGTTGGCGATCGACCGCCTCCTGGGAGCCGTACAGAAGGATCCGGTGCTACGGCCGTTGTGA